In Tachysurus fulvidraco isolate hzauxx_2018 chromosome 9, HZAU_PFXX_2.0, whole genome shotgun sequence, the sequence agtactgttcaaactctgataacgaggtggaaaataagaggttCTGCCAGAATTGTACAGGaagcaaagaaaaacccacaaacaacttcgagagaaatacaggctgctctggaaaaaagtggtCTTGTTTCAAAGAGCACAATAAGTAGGTActtgatcagaatcagaatcagatttattggccaagtgtgttgacacacacaaggaatttggttccagcagtttgtgactctcaaaggtacagtcataaataacacaatactatacaaactatacaagacaatgaagacgatgagatacaatatagatgGAATgggtataaaatataaatatagaatgaataaaatatgaatatggaatatgaacAATCAggtatgtacataaagtgtaggagtgcaaataacaatattgtgcaatattatgctttttgtgcaatatacagcagcagtagtgtgtaatatacagatgatttgatgactgacagtcctgataatgcagtagttatgataagaagcagtgaatatacttaatggtgagttgttgatcagggtgattgcctggggaaagaaactgttcctgtgatCTTGATCACAAATGACCTACATGGTCAagttgccaggagaaagccATTACTGCACCCATGCCACAAAAGGGCCTGCCTTCAGTACACCAGACAACACATAGACATCTGGAGCAGAGTCATTTGGAGTAATCAGGCCAAAATTTAACTTCATAGTCATAAACATAAACCCAATGTTTGGAGAGGAGTCAACAAAGCCTACGGTGAAAAGCACACACCACCaatgtaaagcatggtggtggatctcttatgttttggggctgtgtgagctccagtggcacagggGAGTTAGCAAAAATTGATGGCAAGATAATTGCAGCATGTTAgcagaaaatactggcagacaatttgcattcttCAGCACGAAAGCTGCGCATGGGACGCTCTtggatgttccaacatgacaatgatccagaGCACAAGGCAACGTTGATCCTctaatggctacagcagaaaaaggtgaagggTCTGAAGAacatcacagtctcctgacctcaatatcattgTGCCACTTTGTTGAGATCTCAaacatgcagtttgtgcaagacaaccaaAACATATACCGGAAGTGGAGTCATTTTGCAGAGAAGAATGGGCAGCTATACCCGAGAGGATTAAGGCCCTCATGCACAATTCTTACAAAAGACTGTATGCCAACATTGATGCCAAAGGGGGCAATACACCCTATTAagatacacataatacatatattaagaactaaaggtatgcaaaAATTTTTTGTTATGCTTTGTTTGATGATTGTTCCATTTTGTTACGTCTTATATTAACCAgagtcctataagaaataaaattaataaaataaaaaaaaaaaacaattttcaaATTCTCCCAAGGAATGCAAACCTTTGAGcacaacttgtgtgtgtgtgtgtgtgtgtgtgtgtgtgtgtgtgtgtgtgtgtgtgtgtgtgtgtgtgtgtgtgagagtgtgtgagacaggattTTCTTGTTTCTGTAACCTGTCTCTAAAATGTTCACATTCTCAGGTGTTGGATATCTTTATTGGCATAGAAGTGGGTCAAATTCTTTCCACTACTTTCTTTCTGCCAGATCGTTCAcaatttggtgtttttttttatttcctgtcctTTGTGAACTTAAGCTCTTATGGACctatacacttatacacatatattaccAGTATTACTCCTCACCTGCACCATAGCACACTCCTTTGTACTTCACAATGTTCTCGTGCTGAAGAGATTTAAGGATCTCAATCTCCCGCTCAAAGTCACGCAGGTGTTCAGTTGTGCTGTGCTGTAGCTTTTTCACTGCCACCACCTCGCCTGTACCGTCTTGCAGGGGGTCATATCGACACATCTCTACACTGCCAAAGTTCCCCTGAAGCACAAAACTCCTAATTAGCATCACCAATAATGAATATATAGGGTTTGTAGTGATGTAGCAAAACATAAAATGCAATGCAACCTTTGGTCATTAGTTTGTTGTAGTGGCTTTTAtttcttcactttctcttcCTTTGTGTATTTAAGTATCAAAAAAGGACACAGTGTATGCTCCTTTGCTATGGCTACTAACCAGATTAAGCTATCTCTCACCAAGCTGTGTGCAAGTTCTGATTTACACGATGAACTACTGACACATGACAATATGGTGCACAGATGGCAAAATTGGTGTCCACTATGGGACACCTGCAGAAAGAATGATGTAGTAACACTTACAATCACTACTTTCAGGCATGGAACAACCTGCcttttttgctgtttattttaaattaattctttATACTCTACCAATCAGCACCTGCCTGCCTGACAAACAGCACTACATATAAGCATTAAGCAGTGCAGACTGAAGTGTAGAAGTTAACTAATCTCTGCATCTTTTCCgaccacaaacacaaaaccccTTCTCTTTGTTGTGGCACAGAAGTGTAAATTAAACTTGCAGCATTAGTGCAGATATGATCCCCAAGTTTACTCTTAATCTGTTTCATGCAGATAGTGTTTTACTTTACCATTATATTCATTGTTTATTTACTGgcatttttttatctatatagCACAGAGCTTCATTAACTTTCATAGcgaatgcaaaaaaaacaaaaccctaaCTTTCTGAATGGACCATATTTATTACCACCATACATGAAAACTATTTTTGATCTGGACACTTCATAATCCATAACGTTACATTGGCATCCATTTTACGATAAACGTCAACTCTAAAGTATAAAAGGTGCCAGCTACCCCATTAGGTCAGCAATCCCTATTTTGCACATGATTTTTGGACacccttttttaaatataaatgactgGAACCTACCTTGCCAAGTTGCTGTAAGAATATCAGATGCCTTTCCTCAAACTGCACTGGCTCCTGGTCCTCAAACGTTCCTGCGACAAGTACAAGGCCTCCGGTTCTAACAGGCACCAAGTCACTCTCCATCATTACAGTTTCATAGTCTGTgggcaaatattttatatttcagggaaaaatcttttttttgaCCTTTGCTGATGTGCACAGATGAGCAACACAAATCAACTActgacacacattaacactatacTGCGTAACTATAATTTTACAGAACAGTCAATACAATGTCAGCGTTACCCAACACATTCGATATGGTTATACATGcgttaacattaataaaatttgCAATTTCTGCTTTGTAAAATCTAAGTTAGCACCTTACCCTTATCCACTAAACAGATTCTGCCTATGTCTGCTTCACCAGCCATATTCTCACAatggtgagtgtgtttgtgtaaaaaccACAAACCTGGGCAAGAGAGACTGTTGAGGTCACGAATAATCGCTCTGAACGACGACCTGAATGCTGGCTCATAGTTCATGCAGCTATTAATCAGGTTGGCCAGTTCGGTCCACTTGGGGACAGGCAGATGTTGGTTCTTCTCATAGAACAAATGTTTCTGAAGGGAAATGTTCAGAACAAACAATTTACAAgtttacaaatcatttttatgttGTATTCATTAGGGtgcaaaatgatttttaattgaTACATGATGCAGTGGTCGGTGTAAATGTTTTGCAGTTTCTGCATGATATATTAAGAACTGTCTAGTGAGATTACCTTACCTTGGAGCTGTCCATGTTGGCAAGCGGCTTCTCTCCTCCGCTGCAAATCTCCCAGAGAGTTGTGCCAAAGCTCCACTTATCTGTAGCAAGGCTTACATTCTTTGGGTCTACAATACATTCAGGAGCAACCCACGGGATTCTCTCCAGTAAAACTGCAAGAGAGGCACGGACTGAGCTCCCAAATCCAAGTAGTCCAAATAAACAGACACCTAAATGTTCTTAATAGACCCTGAACCACACTGTGACTAAGATGTCCTTTATTGCTGACTAAGATTAGTTTCTTTTAGtagacattttacatttctcatatttacatattttctcACACATCTGAAGGTCAAGGTGCTTTCTATAAACAGATGCACATCACTGTCATGTAAGCTACAATTAATCAAACCaaaaaatttacaataaaaatgatagCGGTTTACTGCTCTGTCACTATGTAGCATGAAATTCACTTACTCTCTCTGGGCAGAACTGTGATGCTGATGCCTGGATCACTGAGTTTAATAAAGGGAGGGTtgcctgtcttcctgtcctccTCACGGATTAGAAGGACATTTTTTGCACACACGTTCCCATGAGCTAGGTTCTTCTCCTCCTGTTTGGAGCAAGTGGGGGAAAATATAACATGCTTCTTTTGCTTAGTAGGACTTTGAAACCTTACACTTTATTATACTTCCTTACCAGAAAGTGCATAGCCCAAGCAAGCTGCTTAGCCACCTCCAGCTTCCACAAAATACtgatgctgtttttgttttttttcaagtaGATGTCCAAGGAGCCAAACTTCACATATTCCTGCACCATAATGTCTGTAACAGTAATTACATATGATAAGCTTTAGTCATTACTGACCCAGTGAGAAGAACACTAATTAAAACCTGTGAGCAGACATATGGAGTGTAAGGGGTAATGGAGAAGAGTGAGTAAAGGGAATGAGCTTAAATTTCAAGTATAATAGCCCGGGGAGTaacatgacacacacttactctcctcgccacacacacagatgccatAGGTGAATGTCAGATGCTTGTGGGAGAGCTGGCTCATCATACTGGCTGCCTCAAAAAAGGACTGTGGAAAAAAcaaattaagtaattaataaacaGTGGCACTTTATTTTCAGTACTTTTTCAACAAAGTTATTTATGATTGTAAACCATGACTTTTACAACTAAGAAATTGGAAGCAGTAAATTAGAGGCAAGATGCTGTTACAAACCTCTGAATATTTTCTGTGCGCTTTATCAAGGACTTTGATGATAACGTCTGTCTCATGCATTTCTCCATAGTCTCCCATCTCTTTCCGAACTCCCTTAAAGATTTTCGTAAATGTTCCCTGGCCTTGGTTCTCTCCCTGGGACATAATAAATTAGGTAGATTAGACATTATACACAATTACTTAGCAAAAATAACTTGatttaattaattgaattgattcattattttgattattatgaatcaaattaaattttattcatttaattatgaattttttttgtgactATGCAGAATTCTGGCGACATCTATGCCAAATCCATTAGTTGACACACATGGCAATAAGACATGTTTCAGGCCTCTCTAACACTGTTgatacagaaatacaaaaagagGATTGGgactaaaacaaaataatgcatACTCACAAACTCAAGGTCCTCTTTCCTGATTTTGTGGAAAACCATCTGACTGATGGTCTGTCTATGCagcgagggagagaggagaaccTCTGAGCCTTTGTTACACCGACAAACCAGAAGATTTGTCTTTTCTGGAACAGACCAAATACAGagctttttaattattaattacataattatttatattaattatgcATATCTATTAATAAAGAACCTGCAATggcaaattatttttaaacaaattcagTCACAAATTCATatatattcaaattaaatttaattacattaattcaATCTAATCTTtttacatatactgtaataaagCATAATGACAGAAAACGTATGCATTTTGTACCAATAAGCTATTATTTTATATCTGCTTATTAAGCTGAAAACCCCTTGTGCATTACTGACCTTTGGCCTTTGGAGGACAGCACTTGCTGAACTGAAAGGCAATGCCATCTGATCTTACGGTCTCTTTTTGGTAACATTTAAGCAGCTCCTCCATGCTTCTGAAGGTCCTCTTAGTTCCACTCAGAACATAATCACCAGCGTCTGACCTACTAATCAGGCAATGCTTGTATTCCACCTCAGTACACATCTAAAAGGCAAAAATAAGATTGAAATCTCAACTCTACaccatttaataaatattgGTAAATTTACTTTGATCAACTCCACAATATCAACCCTTACAACTCTTTtatagtttgtgtgtgcagattATAAAGAATAATCAATTAACTGTACACTGATACAGAATGCACACCACCAATTTATATAATCGTAGAACGCCTACGCTATATTAAAGCTATCCAATTGTAAAATTGTATTACAACTGTAATTCAAATTCAACTGACGTAGATAGCAGAAGTGCATTAAATCACAAGCTTCACATTCATAGGGCTTGTCAAACATGACTGAACACATCGTGGTCTGCAGAATCACAATGCAATTTGAcacaaattttgtcaatttgaaaggaaaaaaaaaaagtgtaaggcttcctgatatcaaaaagaaaacataccCCGATAGCAAATGTCAGGAAGtatttgttataatctttgggGCTGCAGCGTAGCACAAAAAGACCTCGCTGGTTTCCGGCCTTGCGCAGTTTACTGATGGCAAACTCCATTCTACTTTCCAAGCACATAATTTAAGATGGTCAGTACAACAATTATACACGATAGATGATAAATTCACCGGAATAAATTTTCtgtgttaaataatattatgAGGCTTACGATATTGGCCCATGGCAGTAGTTTTCAATAGCCTCCAGTAATCGAGGTGGTGCAACATCTTTACAGAGGTAGTGGTGTGCATCGGTGGTCAGCCTGTAGTAGCCGTCTATCAAAGATACAAATGACAGAGCCTCTGCGAGGGAGGAGAACTCCAGCTCCTATTGAGAAACGCAAACATTTCCATCAGAGAGCACACACTTAATGGTCCTGGTAAATGAACAAGAAGCATGATGGACATCTAATGTAACACTAACTATAATTCAGATCAAATAATGGTATATTCTTAACGGCTCAATAAAAAGTCTTTAACAGgcataaaatcattttaaatgattttgtttaaatgttatgtttaaaaTCTGCTGGCTGTTAACATGATTGTAAGTCCTTAAAGTTATGGCCTGTTATACATTTTCATATATTAGCATTGTTTGTGATTTTGAGTTAAACACTCTTATGGACAAACTTACCAGAGTTTTGCCATCTTGCTTGTTGATGGAGACGACCCGGCTCTTACCCTCCTTGCTGGCTTGTCTGACACCGATATCAATCACATGAGGGAAATCACAATACGTCTGCAGGTCCTGCATAAGAAGTTCAGGGTCACTGAGGGTGAATAAGAAACCATGCTGCTTTGCCTCTATGtcctgaaacatttttaaaactttattttaaaacgtGACAAATGTTTTCAGTTTTCTGTGATGGTAACTGCCCTTAACACTCTAAATACAAACTAATaactacagaaaataaaagttgACAATACTAAAGCCCTCTACTTGTTACACAATATTCctgtttcatttaaaagtaaacaaatttgaataataaaaaaaactttccacactttatttgtttctgcATTAGGTATCTTGTAATAATTTGAGCTGTTCAATTCCTCTAAA encodes:
- the jak2b gene encoding tyrosine-protein kinase JAK2 isoform X2, with the protein product MAACPPAHQNGDIHRQERVPKPSVTALTLHLYCSSQGGEDCTPICYPPGEYIAEQLAIEAAKECGVSPVYFSLFGLYRERDRVWLSPNHLLHLDESAKESLIFRIRYYFPGWYSCGASRAYRFGVAKGSESPILDDHVMAYLFAQWRSDFVNGWVKLSTTHETQEECLGMAVLDMMRIAKEKQCSPLDIYNAISYKSFLPKDMRMKIQDYHIVTRKRIRYRFRKVVQQFSQCRATPRDLKLKYLINLEALDPGFYTERFQVKEASAGQVTIIVSADQGIQWCREKQMDIQLEDIEAKQHGFLFTLSDPELLMQDLQTYCDFPHVIDIGVRQASKEGKSRVVSINKQDGKTLELEFSSLAEALSFVSLIDGYYRLTTDAHHYLCKDVAPPRLLEAIENYCHGPISMEFAISKLRKAGNQRGLFVLRCSPKDYNKYFLTFAIGMCTEVEYKHCLISRSDAGDYVLSGTKRTFRSMEELLKCYQKETVRSDGIAFQFSKCCPPKAKEKTNLLVCRCNKGSEVLLSPSLHRQTISQMVFHKIRKEDLEFGENQGQGTFTKIFKGVRKEMGDYGEMHETDVIIKVLDKAHRKYSESFFEAASMMSQLSHKHLTFTYGICVCGEENIMVQEYVKFGSLDIYLKKNKNSISILWKLEVAKQLAWAMHFLEEKNLAHGNVCAKNVLLIREEDRKTGNPPFIKLSDPGISITVLPREILLERIPWVAPECIVDPKNVSLATDKWSFGTTLWEICSGGEKPLANMDSSKKHLFYEKNQHLPVPKWTELANLINSCMNYEPAFRSSFRAIIRDLNSLSCPDYETVMMESDLVPVRTGGLVLVAGTFEDQEPVQFEERHLIFLQQLGKGNFGSVEMCRYDPLQDGTGEVVAVKKLQHSTTEHLRDFEREIEILKSLQHENIVKYKGVCYGAGRRNLRLVMEYLPFGSLRDYLSKNRVRIDHKKLVHYASQICKGMEYLANKRYIHRDLATRNILVESESQVKIGDFGLTKVLPQDKEYYKVKEPGESPIFWYAPESLTDSRFSVASDVWSYGVVLYELFTHSDKLCSPPTVFMSMMGGDKPGQTIVYHLIELLKQGNRLPQPVGCPSEMYETMQECWDNDATLRPAFKELALRIDLFRDSSDSDLYTQVPPF
- the jak2b gene encoding tyrosine-protein kinase JAK2 isoform X4, with the translated sequence MAACPPAHQNGDIHRQERVPKPSVTALTLHLYCSSQGGEDCTPICYPPGEYIAEQLAIEAAKECGVSPVYFSLFGLYRERDRVWLSPNHLLHLDESAKESLIFRIRYYFPGWYSCGASRAYRFGVAKGSESPILDDHVMAYLFAQWRSDFVNGWVKLSTTHETQEECLGMAVLDMMRIAKEKQCSPLDIYNAISYKSFLPKDMRMKIQDYHIVTRKRIRYRFRKVVQQFSQCRATPRDLKLKYLINLEALDPGFYTERFQVKEASAGQVTIIVSADQGIQWCREKQMDIQLEDLQTYCDFPHVIDIGVRQASKEGKSRVVSINKQDGKTLELEFSSLAEALSFVSLIDGYYRLTTDAHHYLCKDVAPPRLLEAIENYCHGPISMEFAISKLRKAGNQRGLFVLRCSPKDYNKYFLTFAIGMCTEVEYKHCLISRSDAGDYVLSGTKRTFRSMEELLKCYQKETVRSDGIAFQFSKCCPPKAKEKTNLLVCRCNKGSEVLLSPSLHRQTISQMVFHKIRKEDLEFGENQGQGTFTKIFKGVRKEMGDYGEMHETDVIIKVLDKAHRKYSESFFEAASMMSQLSHKHLTFTYGICVCGEENIMVQEYVKFGSLDIYLKKNKNSISILWKLEVAKQLAWAMHFLEEKNLAHGNVCAKNVLLIREEDRKTGNPPFIKLSDPGISITVLPREILLERIPWVAPECIVDPKNVSLATDKWSFGTTLWEICSGGEKPLANMDSSKKHLFYEKNQHLPVPKWTELANLINSCMNYEPAFRSSFRAIIRDLNSLSCPDYETVMMESDLVPVRTGGLVLVAGTFEDQEPVQFEERHLIFLQQLGKGNFGSVEMCRYDPLQDGTGEVVAVKKLQHSTTEHLRDFEREIEILKSLQHENIVKYKGVCYGAGRRNLRLVMEYLPFGSLRDYLSKNRVRIDHKKLVHYASQICKGMEYLANKRYIHRDLATRNILVESESQVKIGDFGLTKVLPQDKEYYKVKEPGESPIFWYAPESLTDSRFSVASDVWSYGVVLYELFTHSDKLCSPPTVFMSMMGGDKPGQTIVYHLIELLKQGNRLPQPVGCPSEMYETMQECWDNDATLRPAFKELALRIDLFRDSSDSDLYTQVPPF
- the jak2b gene encoding tyrosine-protein kinase JAK2 isoform X1 produces the protein MAACPPAHQNGDIHRQERVPKPSVTALTLHLYCSSQGGEDCTPICYPPGEYIAEQLAIEAAKECGVSPVYFSLFGLYRERDRVWLSPNHLLHLDESAKESLIFRIRYYFPGWYSCGASRAYRFGVAKGSESPILDDHVMAYLFAQWRSDFVNGWVKLSTTHETQEECLGMAVLDMMRIAKEKQCSPLDIYNAISYKSFLPKDMRMKIQDYHIVTRKRIRYRFRKVVQQFSQCRATPRDLKLKYLINLEALDPGFYTERFQVKEASAGQVTIIVSADQGIQWCREKQMDIQLEDIEAKQHGFLFTLSDPELLMQDLQTYCDFPHVIDIGVRQASKEGKSRVVSINKQDGKTLELEFSSLAEALSFVSLIDGYYRLTTDAHHYLCKDVAPPRLLEAIENYCHGPISRMEFAISKLRKAGNQRGLFVLRCSPKDYNKYFLTFAIGMCTEVEYKHCLISRSDAGDYVLSGTKRTFRSMEELLKCYQKETVRSDGIAFQFSKCCPPKAKEKTNLLVCRCNKGSEVLLSPSLHRQTISQMVFHKIRKEDLEFGENQGQGTFTKIFKGVRKEMGDYGEMHETDVIIKVLDKAHRKYSESFFEAASMMSQLSHKHLTFTYGICVCGEENIMVQEYVKFGSLDIYLKKNKNSISILWKLEVAKQLAWAMHFLEEKNLAHGNVCAKNVLLIREEDRKTGNPPFIKLSDPGISITVLPREILLERIPWVAPECIVDPKNVSLATDKWSFGTTLWEICSGGEKPLANMDSSKKHLFYEKNQHLPVPKWTELANLINSCMNYEPAFRSSFRAIIRDLNSLSCPDYETVMMESDLVPVRTGGLVLVAGTFEDQEPVQFEERHLIFLQQLGKGNFGSVEMCRYDPLQDGTGEVVAVKKLQHSTTEHLRDFEREIEILKSLQHENIVKYKGVCYGAGRRNLRLVMEYLPFGSLRDYLSKNRVRIDHKKLVHYASQICKGMEYLANKRYIHRDLATRNILVESESQVKIGDFGLTKVLPQDKEYYKVKEPGESPIFWYAPESLTDSRFSVASDVWSYGVVLYELFTHSDKLCSPPTVFMSMMGGDKPGQTIVYHLIELLKQGNRLPQPVGCPSEMYETMQECWDNDATLRPAFKELALRIDLFRDSSDSDLYTQVPPF
- the jak2b gene encoding tyrosine-protein kinase JAK2 isoform X3, giving the protein MAACPPAHQNGDIHRQERVPKPSVTALTLHLYCSSQGGEDCTPICYPPGEYIAEQLAIEAAKECGVSPVYFSLFGLYRERDRVWLSPNHLLHLDESAKESLIFRIRYYFPGWYSCGASRAYRFGVAKGSESPILDDHVMAYLFAQWRSDFVNGWVKLSTTHETQEECLGMAVLDMMRIAKEKQCSPLDIYNAISYKSFLPKDMRMKIQDYHIVTRKRIRYRFRKVVQQFSQCRATPRDLKLKYLINLEALDPGFYTERFQVKEASAGQVTIIVSADQGIQWCREKQMDIQLEDLQTYCDFPHVIDIGVRQASKEGKSRVVSINKQDGKTLELEFSSLAEALSFVSLIDGYYRLTTDAHHYLCKDVAPPRLLEAIENYCHGPISRMEFAISKLRKAGNQRGLFVLRCSPKDYNKYFLTFAIGMCTEVEYKHCLISRSDAGDYVLSGTKRTFRSMEELLKCYQKETVRSDGIAFQFSKCCPPKAKEKTNLLVCRCNKGSEVLLSPSLHRQTISQMVFHKIRKEDLEFGENQGQGTFTKIFKGVRKEMGDYGEMHETDVIIKVLDKAHRKYSESFFEAASMMSQLSHKHLTFTYGICVCGEENIMVQEYVKFGSLDIYLKKNKNSISILWKLEVAKQLAWAMHFLEEKNLAHGNVCAKNVLLIREEDRKTGNPPFIKLSDPGISITVLPREILLERIPWVAPECIVDPKNVSLATDKWSFGTTLWEICSGGEKPLANMDSSKKHLFYEKNQHLPVPKWTELANLINSCMNYEPAFRSSFRAIIRDLNSLSCPDYETVMMESDLVPVRTGGLVLVAGTFEDQEPVQFEERHLIFLQQLGKGNFGSVEMCRYDPLQDGTGEVVAVKKLQHSTTEHLRDFEREIEILKSLQHENIVKYKGVCYGAGRRNLRLVMEYLPFGSLRDYLSKNRVRIDHKKLVHYASQICKGMEYLANKRYIHRDLATRNILVESESQVKIGDFGLTKVLPQDKEYYKVKEPGESPIFWYAPESLTDSRFSVASDVWSYGVVLYELFTHSDKLCSPPTVFMSMMGGDKPGQTIVYHLIELLKQGNRLPQPVGCPSEMYETMQECWDNDATLRPAFKELALRIDLFRDSSDSDLYTQVPPF